The following coding sequences lie in one Streptococcus suis genomic window:
- a CDS encoding 23S rRNA (uracil(1939)-C(5))-methyltransferase RlmD: MNLQVNQRIPLKIKRMGINGEGIGFYQKTLVFVPGALKGEEIFCQITSVKRNFVEAKLLKINKESKFRVKPACDIYQACGGCQIMHLRYDKQLDFKQDLLRQALKKFKPAGYEDYLIHPTIGMEQPSHYRAKLQFQTRSFKDQVKAGLYAENSHRLIGITNCYVQDAETQEIINGIAKLLTKHRIPIYNERKQHGIRTVMVRKARKTGQVQVIFVTSCQVNLIKLIDELTSQFPSIITIALNWNRQKTSDIYGEKTEILWGEQAIDEAVLDYEFSLSPRAFYQLNPQQTEILYGEAVKALDISGDEDLIDAYCGVGTIGFAFAKKVKSVRGMDIIPEAIEDAKANAKRMGLSNTHYEAGKAEEIIPKWYQEGYRADALVVDPPRTGLDEKLLKTILDYKPAKMVYVSCNVSTLARDLVELSKAYKVEYIQSVDMFPHTARTEAVVKLSKK; this comes from the coding sequence ATGAATCTACAAGTAAACCAACGAATCCCCTTAAAAATCAAACGAATGGGCATCAACGGAGAAGGCATCGGCTTTTATCAAAAAACGCTAGTCTTTGTCCCTGGTGCCCTTAAGGGAGAAGAAATTTTTTGTCAAATTACCTCAGTCAAACGAAATTTCGTTGAAGCAAAATTATTAAAAATCAACAAGGAATCAAAATTCCGTGTCAAGCCTGCCTGTGACATCTATCAAGCCTGTGGTGGTTGTCAAATCATGCACCTCCGTTATGACAAGCAACTGGACTTCAAGCAAGACCTGCTCCGACAAGCCTTGAAGAAATTTAAGCCAGCAGGCTATGAGGATTACCTCATTCACCCAACCATTGGAATGGAGCAGCCAAGTCATTATCGGGCTAAATTACAGTTTCAAACCCGTTCATTCAAGGATCAAGTCAAGGCTGGGCTCTACGCTGAAAATTCCCATCGCTTGATTGGAATTACGAATTGTTACGTCCAAGATGCCGAAACACAAGAGATTATCAACGGAATCGCAAAGCTACTCACCAAGCACCGTATTCCTATTTATAATGAGCGCAAGCAACATGGAATCCGCACGGTTATGGTCCGCAAGGCTCGAAAAACAGGTCAAGTTCAAGTGATCTTTGTCACCTCTTGTCAGGTTAATCTTATTAAATTAATTGATGAACTCACCAGTCAATTTCCAAGTATAATCACTATTGCTCTAAACTGGAATAGGCAGAAAACGAGTGATATTTATGGTGAAAAAACAGAAATTTTATGGGGAGAACAAGCTATCGATGAAGCTGTTTTAGATTACGAATTCTCACTATCTCCACGGGCATTTTACCAATTAAATCCCCAACAAACAGAAATTCTCTATGGCGAGGCCGTCAAGGCTTTGGATATTTCAGGAGATGAAGACTTGATTGATGCCTACTGTGGCGTGGGCACAATCGGCTTCGCCTTTGCTAAAAAGGTCAAATCTGTTCGAGGTATGGACATTATTCCAGAAGCCATCGAGGATGCTAAAGCAAACGCTAAGCGAATGGGACTATCCAATACCCACTATGAGGCAGGTAAAGCAGAAGAAATCATTCCAAAGTGGTACCAAGAAGGCTACAGGGCCGATGCCTTGGTAGTTGATCCTCCGCGAACTGGACTCGACGAAAAGCTCCTCAAAACCATTTTGGATTACAAACCAGCTAAAATGGTTTATGTATCCTGCAACGTCTCCACTCTTGCAAGGGACCTTGTTGAGCTAAGCAAAGCCTACAAGGTAGAATACATTCAATCTGTCGACATGTTTCCCCACACAGCACGGACAGAGGCGGTTGTTAAACTAAGCAAAAAATAA
- a CDS encoding recombination regulator RecX, giving the protein MRITKIEKKKRLYLLEVDGQDSLYITEDTIVRFMLSKGKEITEQEFRELRDFAQFSYGKNLALYYLSFKQRTKKEVSDYLKKYEIEENNIVKIVTVLEEEKWLDDGNYVDSYVRQNALNGDKGPAMIRQKLMQKGIPKLLIDKRLAEEDFSELARKIGEKLVGRYQRKLPLRALQDKVVQGLMGKGFSYETAKQSLGQLELVADEENEDALIAKELDKQYRKYSRKYEGYELKQRLIQALARKGYDFDRIQAVLRDYL; this is encoded by the coding sequence ATGAGAATTACAAAAATTGAAAAGAAGAAACGTCTTTATTTACTTGAAGTGGACGGTCAGGATAGTTTATATATTACGGAAGACACAATTGTTCGCTTCATGCTTAGTAAGGGAAAGGAAATCACGGAGCAGGAGTTTCGTGAGCTTCGCGATTTTGCTCAGTTTTCTTATGGGAAAAATCTAGCACTTTATTACCTTTCCTTCAAGCAACGTACCAAAAAAGAAGTTAGTGATTATCTAAAGAAATATGAAATTGAAGAAAACAATATTGTCAAGATTGTGACGGTATTAGAGGAGGAAAAATGGCTGGACGATGGGAATTATGTTGATAGCTATGTCCGTCAGAATGCTCTAAATGGAGATAAGGGACCAGCTATGATTCGTCAGAAGTTGATGCAGAAAGGAATTCCTAAACTGCTGATTGATAAAAGGCTGGCAGAGGAAGATTTTTCAGAGCTTGCTAGGAAGATTGGGGAGAAATTGGTGGGTAGATACCAAAGAAAATTGCCTCTTCGAGCTTTGCAAGATAAAGTTGTACAGGGATTGATGGGTAAGGGGTTTTCTTATGAGACGGCCAAACAAAGCCTGGGCCAGTTGGAACTTGTGGCTGATGAGGAAAATGAAGATGCCTTAATTGCCAAGGAACTGGATAAGCAGTATAGAAAATATAGTCGTAAATATGAAGGCTACGAATTGAAGCAAAGGTTGATACAGGCTTTAGCTCGAAAGGGTTATGACTTTGATCGGATTCAGGCTGTCCTTCGTGATTATCTGTGA
- a CDS encoding DUF402 domain-containing protein — translation MKLPKEGDFITIQSYKHDGEIHRTWRDTMVLKTTENAIIGVNNHTLVTENDGRRWVTREPAIVYFHKKYWFNIIAMIRENGVSYYCNLASPYVLDNEALKYIDYDLDVKVFADGEKRLLDVDEYKRHRKAMKYSDDIDFILKENVKILVDWINNQRGPFSPAYVNIWYKRYLELRSR, via the coding sequence GTGAAATTACCAAAGGAAGGCGACTTTATTACAATTCAAAGTTATAAGCATGACGGTGAAATTCATCGCACTTGGCGTGACACCATGGTATTAAAAACAACGGAAAATGCTATTATTGGAGTCAATAATCATACCTTAGTGACTGAAAATGATGGTAGGCGTTGGGTAACAAGAGAGCCAGCAATCGTTTATTTTCATAAAAAATACTGGTTCAATATCATTGCAATGATTCGTGAAAACGGAGTTTCCTATTATTGTAACCTTGCTAGTCCATATGTTCTCGACAATGAGGCACTCAAATACATTGATTATGACCTAGATGTTAAGGTCTTTGCTGATGGTGAAAAGAGATTGCTGGATGTGGATGAATATAAGCGTCATCGTAAGGCGATGAAGTATTCGGATGATATTGATTTTATTTTGAAGGAAAATGTCAAGATACTGGTTGATTGGATCAATAATCAGCGCGGTCCTTTCTCTCCAGCCTACGTTAATATCTGGTACAAACGCTATTTAGAACTGAGAAGTAGATAA
- a CDS encoding GntR family transcriptional regulator → MVSQTVEKPLYLQLVDKLEVAIRERMAPNDKLFSERELTQVYGVSRITVRLALQELEKRGLVYKKHGKGTYVSEISDTAVDLSQSYSFTEQMKKIGKVPRTSILSFELVKASDYIVQHLQLSQGEEVFEVERLRLADEVPMMLERTYVPASLFPALTAIRMREKPLYEIFLEDYGQTIRLAEEEFYASIALDNEAKILGIPSNSPVLHLVRKTYNDKNRIIEFTFSIARADQFRYKISHQRGY, encoded by the coding sequence ATGGTTAGTCAAACTGTTGAAAAACCTCTCTATTTGCAGTTGGTTGATAAATTGGAAGTTGCAATTCGTGAGAGGATGGCTCCGAATGACAAGTTATTTTCAGAGCGTGAGTTGACACAGGTTTATGGTGTCAGTCGTATTACAGTTCGTTTGGCTTTGCAAGAATTGGAAAAACGTGGCTTAGTCTATAAGAAGCATGGTAAAGGGACCTATGTTTCAGAAATTTCGGATACTGCTGTGGATTTATCGCAATCCTATAGTTTTACAGAGCAGATGAAAAAAATAGGGAAAGTACCGAGGACATCTATTTTATCCTTTGAATTGGTTAAGGCGTCAGACTATATTGTGCAGCATTTACAACTTAGTCAGGGTGAGGAAGTGTTTGAAGTTGAACGTTTGAGACTTGCAGATGAGGTTCCGATGATGTTGGAAAGGACATATGTTCCTGCCTCGCTATTTCCTGCCTTAACAGCTATCAGGATGAGGGAAAAACCACTCTATGAAATCTTTCTTGAGGATTATGGTCAGACAATTCGACTAGCAGAAGAAGAGTTCTATGCAAGTATTGCTTTGGATAATGAAGCTAAGATACTCGGAATTCCAAGCAATAGTCCAGTGCTTCATTTGGTAAGAAAAACGTATAATGATAAGAATAGAATTATCGAGTTTACGTTTAGTATTGCTAGAGCGGACCAGTTTCGTTACAAGATTAGCCATCAACGGGGATATTAG
- a CDS encoding GntR family transcriptional regulator: protein MKVPKYQLVQNDLRQQIISGKFENGDKFYTESELTKLFNVSSITVIRAVNELVKDGYLVRQQGKGTFVSRSRKGRLVEFSDIEIFPMDKDKVTVLSCEKGNKPDILEKLNLDKNEFYYKIVRVRAAEDTPYIFHNSYIPQRYIQNPDAPLEHYQSIYQRFKLDYNIHMSEEPFVETNEIVSPCPKEVASHLKLKATEPAVLQNKTTTNSTSGEVMEYTETYKHWKYYKFEITANHR from the coding sequence ATGAAAGTACCTAAGTACCAGCTTGTACAAAATGACTTACGTCAGCAAATCATTTCTGGTAAATTTGAAAATGGCGACAAATTTTACACAGAATCTGAATTAACAAAACTATTTAACGTTAGCTCTATCACCGTTATTCGTGCAGTAAACGAACTAGTTAAAGACGGCTACCTCGTTCGTCAACAAGGTAAAGGGACCTTTGTATCCCGTTCACGCAAAGGACGGCTTGTAGAATTTTCTGATATTGAGATTTTTCCGATGGATAAGGATAAGGTTACTGTTCTCTCGTGCGAAAAAGGCAATAAACCCGATATCCTTGAAAAACTAAATCTTGACAAGAATGAGTTTTACTATAAAATTGTACGCGTCCGCGCAGCAGAAGACACTCCATACATCTTCCACAATTCATATATCCCTCAACGATATATCCAGAATCCCGATGCTCCACTCGAGCACTATCAATCAATCTATCAACGCTTCAAACTGGACTACAATATCCACATGTCCGAGGAACCATTTGTAGAAACAAATGAAATTGTCAGCCCATGTCCAAAAGAGGTTGCCAGCCATTTGAAATTAAAAGCGACTGAACCAGCTGTACTACAAAACAAAACAACTACTAACAGTACTAGCGGTGAAGTGATGGAATATACTGAAACTTACAAACACTGGAAGTATTACAAATTTGAAATTACAGCCAATCATCGCTAA
- a CDS encoding beta-galactosidase, producing MKEFYIGDQFYLDGEPFKILSGAIHYFRVHPDDWYHSLYNLKALGFNTVETYVPWNMHEPRKGEFCYEGILDIERFLKLAQELGLYAIVRPSPYICAEWEWGGLPAWLMKEELRVRSSDSVYLQHLDEYYASLIPKLAKLQLAQGGNVLMFQVENEYGSYGEEKEYLRSVASLMRKHGLTAPLFTSDGSWRATLRAGTLIEDDVFVTGNFGSKARENFANMTAFFNEHQKNWPLMCMEFWDGWFNRWGDEIIRREPEEMVDSVMECIELGSLNLYMFHGGTNFGFMNGCSARGQIDLPQVTSYDYDAILDEAGNPTKKFYILQQRLKEVYPELEYAEPLVKEAKAFSDVLLHDKVSLFATLENVSDCVKGFYPKNMEELDQSTGYILYRTELERDKTESERFRVVDARDRIQIYADGKFVATQYQTEIGDDVELDFKDDKLILDILVENMGRVNYGHKLTAPTQSKGLGRGAMADLHFIGHWETYPLHLESVEDLDFSKGWEEGQAAFYRYQFELDELADTYLDMTGFGKGVVFVNNVNIGRFWEKGPILYLYIPKGYLKKGENEIVVFETEGKYREKISFSQEPVYKEV from the coding sequence ATGAAAGAATTTTATATTGGAGACCAATTTTATTTGGACGGTGAACCCTTTAAGATTTTATCAGGTGCGATTCATTATTTTCGTGTCCATCCTGATGATTGGTACCATTCTTTGTATAACTTAAAGGCCCTTGGTTTTAATACGGTTGAAACCTATGTCCCTTGGAATATGCATGAACCTCGAAAGGGTGAGTTTTGTTACGAGGGTATATTGGATATTGAGCGATTTTTGAAATTGGCTCAAGAATTAGGGCTTTATGCAATTGTACGTCCTTCCCCTTATATTTGTGCGGAGTGGGAATGGGGTGGCCTCCCTGCTTGGTTGATGAAGGAAGAGCTTAGAGTACGTTCGAGTGATTCGGTGTACTTGCAGCACTTAGATGAATATTACGCTTCTCTTATTCCTAAATTGGCCAAGCTCCAACTCGCACAGGGTGGAAATGTACTTATGTTCCAAGTGGAAAATGAGTATGGCTCTTATGGTGAGGAGAAGGAGTATCTAAGATCGGTGGCTAGCTTGATGCGTAAACATGGTCTAACTGCTCCCTTGTTTACCTCGGACGGTTCTTGGCGAGCAACGTTACGTGCAGGAACACTGATAGAGGACGATGTATTTGTAACAGGAAACTTTGGTTCTAAAGCTAGAGAGAATTTTGCAAATATGACGGCATTCTTTAATGAACATCAGAAGAATTGGCCACTCATGTGTATGGAATTTTGGGATGGTTGGTTCAATCGTTGGGGCGATGAAATTATTCGTAGAGAGCCGGAGGAAATGGTTGATTCGGTTATGGAATGTATCGAATTGGGTTCCTTAAATCTGTACATGTTTCATGGTGGAACAAATTTTGGTTTCATGAATGGTTGCTCTGCTCGTGGTCAAATTGATTTGCCTCAGGTAACTTCTTATGATTATGATGCTATATTGGATGAAGCTGGAAATCCTACTAAGAAGTTTTATATTTTGCAACAACGTTTGAAAGAAGTCTATCCTGAATTAGAGTATGCAGAACCGCTTGTAAAAGAGGCAAAAGCTTTTTCAGATGTGTTGCTTCATGATAAGGTGAGTTTATTTGCTACTCTAGAAAATGTAAGCGATTGCGTAAAAGGGTTTTATCCTAAGAATATGGAAGAACTTGATCAGTCAACAGGTTATATTTTATATAGAACAGAGTTGGAGCGGGATAAGACAGAATCGGAACGTTTCCGAGTGGTTGATGCGCGTGACCGTATCCAAATTTATGCAGATGGAAAATTCGTTGCAACTCAGTATCAGACAGAGATTGGTGACGATGTTGAATTGGATTTTAAAGATGACAAGCTAATATTAGATATTTTGGTAGAAAATATGGGACGTGTCAATTATGGGCACAAACTAACGGCTCCTACCCAGTCTAAAGGGCTTGGTCGAGGTGCGATGGCTGATTTACATTTTATTGGTCATTGGGAAACCTATCCTTTGCATCTTGAGTCAGTTGAGGACTTGGATTTTAGTAAGGGCTGGGAGGAAGGTCAAGCTGCTTTCTATCGTTATCAGTTTGAACTAGATGAACTTGCGGATACTTACTTAGACATGACAGGTTTTGGTAAGGGAGTTGTTTTCGTTAATAATGTAAATATCGGACGTTTCTGGGAAAAAGGACCAATCCTCTATCTCTATATTCCAAAAGGATACTTAAAGAAAGGAGAAAATGAAATCGTCGTCTTCGAGACGGAAGGAAAATATAGAGAGAAGATTAGTTTTTCGCAGGAACCCGTTTATAAAGAGGTGTAG
- a CDS encoding PTS system mannose/fructose/N-acetylgalactosamine-transporter subunit IIB — protein sequence MAIIATRIDGRLIHGQVANLWTTKLNISRIMVIDDAVAQNDIEKQGLKLACPPGVKLSILPIEKAANNIKEGKYDAQRLLIVARRPENFLRLVEYGVELAELNVGNMSQSPETRSVTRSINVVDKDIADFDALAAKGVKLFAQMVPGDSPKDFMPLLDKVR from the coding sequence ATGGCAATTATTGCTACGCGTATTGATGGTCGTTTGATTCACGGTCAGGTTGCTAACCTTTGGACTACTAAATTAAATATTAGTCGTATCATGGTTATTGACGATGCGGTTGCTCAAAACGACATTGAGAAACAAGGTTTGAAATTGGCTTGCCCACCGGGGGTAAAATTATCTATTTTGCCAATCGAAAAAGCAGCCAATAACATCAAGGAAGGCAAATATGATGCGCAACGTCTCTTGATTGTTGCTCGTCGTCCAGAAAACTTCCTTCGCTTGGTAGAATATGGTGTAGAACTTGCTGAATTGAACGTCGGCAATATGTCACAATCACCAGAAACTCGTTCTGTAACTCGTTCTATTAACGTTGTAGATAAGGATATTGCAGATTTTGATGCCTTGGCGGCTAAGGGTGTAAAATTATTTGCACAAATGGTACCTGGCGATTCACCAAAAGACTTTATGCCATTATTGGATAAGGTTAGATAA
- a CDS encoding PTS mannose/fructose/sorbose/N-acetylgalactosamine transporter subunit IIC translates to MQWWQILLLTLYSAYQICDELTIVSSAGSPVFAGFISGLIMGDMATGLAIGASLQLMVLGVGTFGGASRIDATSGAVLATAFSVSQGIDPELAVSTIAVPVAALLVYTDIAGRFSTTFFAHRVDAAIERFDYAGIERNYLLGAIPWALSRALPVFLALAFGGGFVDAMVKTIEQYQWIANGLTLAARMLPGLGFAILLHYLPLKRNLHYLAVGFALTAMLTVLYGNVSALGGAVAGIVGTLPEDAGVAFVNNFKGLSMIGIAIVGAFLSVLHFKNSQKVTVVAPSNSESGEIEDDEI, encoded by the coding sequence ATGCAATGGTGGCAAATATTACTTCTAACGCTCTACTCTGCTTACCAGATTTGTGATGAGCTGACCATCGTATCGTCAGCTGGATCACCAGTTTTTGCAGGGTTCATCTCTGGTTTAATCATGGGGGACATGGCAACAGGTTTGGCAATCGGTGCTAGCTTGCAGCTCATGGTACTTGGTGTAGGTACTTTCGGTGGTGCATCTCGTATCGACGCAACCTCTGGTGCGGTATTGGCAACTGCCTTCTCTGTATCACAAGGTATTGACCCTGAACTTGCGGTATCTACTATCGCGGTTCCAGTAGCAGCACTTCTTGTTTATACAGATATTGCTGGTCGTTTCTCAACTACTTTCTTTGCACACCGTGTAGATGCTGCGATTGAACGCTTTGACTACGCTGGTATCGAACGCAACTACTTGCTTGGTGCAATTCCTTGGGCACTTTCTCGTGCACTTCCAGTCTTCCTTGCTCTTGCTTTTGGTGGTGGGTTTGTAGATGCAATGGTTAAAACTATTGAACAATACCAATGGATTGCCAATGGTTTGACGCTTGCAGCTCGTATGCTTCCAGGTCTTGGATTTGCAATCTTGCTCCACTACCTTCCACTTAAACGTAACCTTCACTACTTGGCGGTAGGTTTCGCCCTTACAGCTATGTTGACTGTTCTTTACGGTAATGTGTCAGCTTTGGGTGGTGCAGTTGCTGGTATCGTTGGTACTCTTCCTGAAGATGCAGGCGTGGCTTTTGTTAACAACTTCAAAGGCTTGTCAATGATCGGTATCGCTATTGTGGGTGCATTCCTTTCAGTGCTTCACTTCAAAAATAGCCAAAAAGTAACTGTGGTTGCTCCATCAAATTCAGAAAGTGGGGAAATTGAAGATGACGAAATCTAA
- a CDS encoding PTS fructose transporter subunit IID, which yields MTKSNYKLTKEDFNQINKRSLFTFQLGWNYERMQASGYLYMILPQLRKMYGDGTPELKEMMKLHTQFFNTSPFFHTIITGIDLALEESDGVASKDAVNGIKTGLMGPFAPIGDSIFGSLVPAIMGTVAATMGKEGSPVGIFLWVAVAVAYDIFRWKQLEVAYKEGTKLITTMRDRLTALVDAASVMGVFMMGALIATMINFEVTWAPNVGEKVIDIQDLLNTIFPRLVPAVFTGFVFWLLGRRGMTSTKAILIIIALAVGLSAIGHFVFGMA from the coding sequence ATGACGAAATCTAATTACAAATTAACAAAAGAAGATTTTAATCAAATCAACAAACGTAGCTTGTTCACTTTCCAACTTGGTTGGAACTATGAGCGGATGCAAGCATCTGGCTACCTCTACATGATTTTGCCGCAATTGCGTAAAATGTATGGAGATGGTACACCTGAGTTGAAGGAAATGATGAAACTGCATACTCAGTTCTTCAATACTTCACCATTCTTCCACACTATTATCACAGGTATTGACTTGGCTTTGGAAGAAAGCGACGGTGTGGCTTCTAAAGATGCGGTTAACGGTATTAAGACTGGTTTGATGGGTCCATTTGCCCCAATCGGTGACTCTATCTTTGGTTCTCTTGTTCCAGCGATTATGGGTACTGTGGCAGCGACTATGGGTAAGGAAGGTTCTCCGGTAGGTATTTTCCTTTGGGTAGCCGTGGCTGTTGCATATGATATTTTCCGCTGGAAACAGTTGGAAGTTGCCTACAAAGAGGGAACTAAACTCATCACTACTATGCGTGACCGCTTGACCGCTCTTGTAGATGCAGCGTCTGTAATGGGTGTCTTCATGATGGGTGCCTTGATTGCAACTATGATTAACTTTGAAGTGACTTGGGCTCCAAATGTAGGTGAGAAAGTGATTGACATTCAAGACTTGCTCAACACAATCTTCCCTCGCCTTGTTCCAGCTGTCTTTACAGGATTTGTCTTCTGGCTTCTTGGTCGTCGTGGCATGACTTCTACTAAAGCTATCTTGATTATCATCGCACTTGCAGTTGGACTTTCTGCAATCGGTCACTTCGTATTTGGTATGGCATAA
- a CDS encoding PTS fructose transporter subunit IIA: protein MTRSLVLVSHGIFCEELKKSTEMIMGPQEDIYTVALLPEEGPEDFQKKFEETIAGLEDFVVFADLLGGTPANVVSRKLIEGGQFDLYAGMNMPMVIGFLNGVLLGEAVDYVEFGTSNLVHVNSLLTSDEDE, encoded by the coding sequence ATGACTAGAAGTTTAGTATTAGTAAGTCATGGTATCTTCTGTGAAGAGTTGAAGAAATCTACTGAGATGATTATGGGGCCTCAAGAGGACATCTATACAGTAGCTCTTTTACCAGAAGAAGGTCCAGAAGACTTCCAGAAAAAATTTGAAGAAACAATTGCAGGATTGGAAGATTTCGTTGTCTTCGCAGACTTGTTGGGCGGTACACCAGCCAACGTCGTATCACGAAAATTGATTGAAGGCGGACAGTTTGACCTCTATGCAGGGATGAACATGCCAATGGTTATCGGTTTCTTGAACGGCGTCCTGCTGGGAGAGGCTGTGGATTATGTAGAATTTGGGACAAGCAACCTAGTTCATGTCAATAGTCTATTAACAAGTGATGAAGATGAGTGA
- a CDS encoding galactose-1-epimerase: MIEVKTFGEKAKLYCLENKNGMQVTLTDFGARVVGVFLPVEEGGNLRNVSLGAGAAEEYLQTDPYPGATIIPVAGRISDAQVEIGGHVYPLTENEPGRTLHGGIGTANEQYWDAELDHERNQVTFGITLKDGFNGFPGDVMVKAIYRLTDANELMVDYQAVSDKDTIFNPTNHIYFNLTGDFQRSVAEHRIKIAANHYAPLGEDNLPTGVLEDVTGTPFDFRDFAPFAQGFDGQYPQNVLVKGYDHPWLLEEVDIPVEVLSPDGKIGLSVKTNQPAVVIYTYNFPVEALACYHGVFSLECQALPNACNVDGFGSILLEQGEEFLSKTTYRFTW; encoded by the coding sequence ATGATTGAAGTAAAAACATTTGGTGAAAAAGCAAAACTGTATTGCTTGGAAAACAAGAATGGGATGCAAGTAACCTTGACGGATTTTGGAGCTAGAGTGGTGGGAGTGTTCCTCCCTGTGGAAGAAGGTGGCAATTTACGAAATGTCAGTTTGGGAGCGGGGGCGGCTGAGGAATATTTGCAGACGGATCCCTATCCCGGGGCAACGATTATCCCTGTGGCAGGACGGATTTCGGATGCTCAGGTGGAAATTGGTGGACACGTTTATCCATTGACAGAAAATGAACCGGGTCGGACCTTGCATGGTGGTATTGGAACGGCAAATGAGCAGTACTGGGACGCTGAGTTAGACCATGAGAGAAATCAAGTTACCTTTGGTATTACCTTAAAAGATGGTTTCAATGGTTTTCCAGGCGATGTGATGGTCAAGGCAATTTATCGTCTGACAGATGCCAATGAGCTCATGGTTGACTACCAGGCTGTATCGGATAAGGATACGATTTTTAATCCGACCAACCATATCTATTTCAACTTGACTGGTGATTTTCAACGGTCAGTTGCCGAGCACCGTATTAAAATTGCTGCCAATCACTATGCTCCGCTTGGGGAGGATAACCTGCCCACGGGTGTCTTAGAAGATGTGACAGGGACGCCGTTTGATTTTAGAGATTTTGCGCCTTTTGCTCAGGGATTTGATGGCCAATATCCTCAAAATGTATTGGTAAAAGGCTATGACCACCCATGGTTATTGGAAGAGGTGGATATTCCGGTAGAAGTTTTGAGTCCAGATGGGAAAATTGGACTCAGTGTCAAAACCAACCAGCCTGCGGTCGTTATATATACATATAATTTTCCTGTTGAAGCTTTGGCCTGTTACCATGGTGTCTTTAGTTTAGAGTGTCAGGCCTTGCCAAATGCATGCAATGTCGATGGATTTGGTTCGATTTTGTTAGAACAAGGAGAAGAATTTTTGTCTAAAACGACCTATCGTTTTACTTGGTAA
- a CDS encoding DUF1912 domain-containing protein, with protein sequence MTKEQEFLKEFEAWVNTQVMVNEMAVEESRRVLEEDKDERAADAYIRYESKLDAYRFIQGKFANYHAGKGFHDLPDELFGQRHY encoded by the coding sequence ATGACAAAAGAACAAGAATTTTTAAAAGAATTTGAGGCTTGGGTCAACACTCAGGTCATGGTAAACGAGATGGCGGTTGAAGAAAGTCGTCGTGTCTTGGAAGAAGACAAGGATGAGCGGGCAGCGGATGCGTATATTCGTTATGAGAGCAAGCTGGATGCCTATCGATTCATTCAAGGGAAATTTGCCAACTACCATGCTGGCAAAGGTTTTCATGATTTGCCAGATGAGTTGTTTGGCCAAAGACATTATTAA
- a CDS encoding helicase, with translation MAKKKINRKKLLKKQLADLKRAGRVGAVVGSEQTEAVVQKSAAIVEKAVEKIKDIVAEVTSSVNSLEDFLALPELEGIAAARLETFYEAGIKSVSDFANHTEKELLALKGIGPATIKQLTEKGIELKA, from the coding sequence ATGGCAAAGAAAAAAATCAATCGTAAAAAATTATTGAAGAAACAATTGGCAGATCTGAAACGCGCTGGTCGTGTGGGTGCAGTTGTAGGAAGTGAACAAACAGAAGCAGTCGTTCAAAAATCGGCTGCCATTGTAGAAAAAGCTGTTGAGAAAATTAAGGATATTGTAGCAGAGGTGACTTCATCAGTGAATTCATTGGAAGACTTTTTGGCGCTTCCTGAATTGGAAGGCATTGCGGCAGCGCGTTTGGAAACCTTTTATGAAGCAGGTATCAAATCTGTGTCTGACTTTGCAAACCATACAGAAAAAGAGCTCTTGGCCCTTAAAGGTATTGGGCCAGCTACCATCAAGCAGTTGACGGAAAAAGGGATTGAGTTGAAAGCTTAA